The Natranaeroarchaeum aerophilus genome segment ATCGTTGCCAACGGTCGCCAGCGTCCGCCGGGCAATCGTAAAGCCGCCCACGCTAATGGCCCCCACCGCGAGGAGAATCGCCGGGCTGGGATCAAGAGAACCGTTACCGACAAGCGGGGCGACTGCGTTCGCCGCGTTTGAGGCTCCGGCACTGAACGCCATATAGCAGGCAATTACCACCACAAGTGCTGACCCAATCAGATCCCGAGGCGAGACGGTATCGTTGACCGATAGCCGTGGGAGCCGCTCCTGGGTATCGATTGCGATCAACGGGTTCGTAAGGCGACCAAATTCGAATTTGGCGTCGAGGTGCGGATACAGATATCTGCCGATAAACGCACCTGTGAAGACAGCAATCAGTGGGGCGACGATCCATGCCGACAGGATGGTAAGCATCAGGGAAGTGTTGAGCGTCCCCGTTGCCAATCCGAGTCCAACGATTGCTGCGACGGCTGTCATCGACGTTGACGCTGGGACACCGTAGAGGTTCGAGATCAGGAGTGCGAGCCCAGTGAAAAAGAGGACGCCGACGCTCGCTTCAGGTGTAAAGGCTGCTGCATCGACGATTTCCGTACTCATCGTCGTGATAACCTTCCGCCCAATCGTCCACGCTCCGAGGAACGCGAATACGGTAAACAGTGCCCCGGCAGTGACTTTTCTGACGGCCCGGCTACCAACTGCCGGACCGAAGGCAACCCCAGTTGATGACCCGCCGATATTGTACCCGACGAATACCGCCACCAATAATCCCACGAGAATTAGGATTTCTGCCACGTATGTGTGGTCGGGTCGCACGCGAAAAATAGTGCCGTTTTGTTTCTGAACTGTTAGATACGACCGATAGAGGCAGTAAAACGAATATTTGGCTCTTCACAACTGAAGTCTCACTATTCTCTCCAGACTCACCTCCATACGGGCTGCTCAAAGATCAGTGACCGATACGCGCTTTGTATACAGCAGCGCTCTCGCCAACTGCTCACATTCTGTCAATAAAGACGTGACCGATACAGAGGGTGCGTGTAGCAACTTCACCTCTTGTCTTTTCGGTCACTCCCAATGAGTCCTCCGTGCGAATGAACTCCTTACAAGAGCGGTGAACTCAACCCAACCGGCTCAATCACACTAAGAGGAGTTCGGGCCTGACGAAGCCGATCACGAGAAGACTCACCAGTACAGCGATCGCTGTGAGTCGCAGGGCACCAGAAGCCCGTCGTCGAGATTTCGGCAAGGACTCGGCAATGCCGGAGAGGGCCATCCCGGCACCAATAAATAGTGTGGCATAGTAGAGCGTCGCCCCTTTTAGAATGACGTAGTACGCTTGCTGCCCGGCTATCAGAAGTGCGCCACAGAGGAAAACCAGTCCAAGCCCTCTGGAGGGCTTGCCGAACACGGTCTCATCGATAATGGAGGGCATCAAGCGTGTTGTCTCCGGCGACGTTCAAATATTGCGGGGTTTGGCGTACCCACCGCTGAGACGGGTATAGTGTGATCGTGAAACGGTGCTGATGGCGCTGACCGACTCGCGCGTTCAATCTTGCACACCAGCACAGATATTATTCCCATCTATCACTATCCTCACCGAACAGTTCGCACGTCCATCTAACGGCTTTTGCACACGATCTTTAACGGAAGCAAGCCCTTGTGAAGAGTTCTATGACACCCTCAACACCTGGGCTACTTGCCGACACCGAACGCGACATCTTCATCAGAGAATATCCAAAAGCAGGTTGCCAGCGAGATGTCGTTCTTGACACGCGGTCGGCTCGTTTACCAAAAGTCCTTATGGATTTAATGAAATTATATCTATATCTTGATGATGACGAACTCACGACCGTCATGACGGGGGAGAAGAACTGATCAAGTCTCGATCAAAGTGTTAGAACAGTTGTGAAACGCGACACAATATGGCGATTCACCAGAGCTGATTGGTCAGATCTCGGTATTGAAATCTTGGGCTGGGTCATAGCTGAAGGGCGTGATTGACCCATCAGCACCACCTTCTATCATATATTGTATAATTTTGGACCTGTTATCTTCAATCACTTTCCCGGGAGAATAATTATAACAAACAAACCAAATCCCTTTTCCTTTTATTTTCTCATAATTTTCTCCCTCGAGTATATCTAGATATCCAGGCATTTCTTTCCAAGGAAAATGAAATAGATAGGGGTAAGAATCATGCTGTTCGTTTAGTTTGTGTATTTCGCGGGCTTTGTTAATTGAGATCTCCTCGTAATCCACCGTGTTTTTTATTTCATCTTTCGCAGATATGTGGCTGCAGACCTCTCTGACAAAATTTTCAAGAGGTTCAGGGGGACCAACGACTATTGACCGATACGAACCCATGTGATCTATTGACGCACATGAAATAATAAGTGTTACCCAGGTGTTTACCACTCTATTTCTACACGTTCTACACAGCTGTATCAAAAAATCAAAACGATAGTTGACCAAGTTGGCAGTACATTTTAGTAGGCTAAATGATCTCCTGTTTTGTCTGATAGTAGGTCGTCATCAGGAACAACACACACATCTTTCGGTTCAACAACTTCAACGTCTTCTGGAGCTGTGTTTTTGTCGCTAAGAGCTTCAGCAACCGCAAACTGTTGAGTAGTGATTAGCGCATCTTCGATCTCTCCCCTTTGTTCGACAGAGAGTTTCTCTCGGAATTCCGGCATGGTGTTACAATATGTCATTGTGGGAAATAACAATTGTGCGTGGATGTTTCAGAACACCTGCCAGATTACACAAGGCTCTGATTGTTATCGGACTGCGTGTTCGGGGAGGCAAGGGACGTCGTTTTCCCAACGTAGTTCATCGATGATGCCGACAAGTTCCTCAGTTCGCTGGTCAAACACATTCAACGGGTGCGAATCGAGGAACGCTGCTTGCTCTCGTTGTACTGTTTCTCCTTGATAATCGAGTTGGAGGTGGCATTCACCGAGATCCATGTGTGTCTCATCCTGATGCCATCCAATCATAAGGTCGCGCTCGGGCTCAACCCACTGAATCTTGTAGAAATCATACGAGTAGTCCGACGGGAAGTCAAAAGAAACCTGGAGTAAAGCTCCGTCAACGGGATATGACTTCTCTACTCAGCTTTGCACGTTAACGTCGGCGGTTGAGTGAACGAAGAGATGGTCGATCTCTTCCATGAGGTCATCGACACCACGATCATCGTTGTCTCGAACCCACGAGAGAAGGTTGTACACGGCTTCTTTCAGGGAGTGCTCGAGGTTCGCTCGAAGCGATGACGCTTTCGAGCGAACCGTTCCCAAGGCGCTCGAGTCAGGATCAAGACGAACGAGACTATAGGCAGCCATCAGAAGGTGCCAGTGCCGACTGGCACCTTCGTCGGTCTGCATCTCGCAG includes the following:
- a CDS encoding inorganic phosphate transporter, producing the protein MAEILILVGLLVAVFVGYNIGGSSTGVAFGPAVGSRAVRKVTAGALFTVFAFLGAWTIGRKVITTMSTEIVDAAAFTPEASVGVLFFTGLALLISNLYGVPASTSMTAVAAIVGLGLATGTLNTSLMLTILSAWIVAPLIAVFTGAFIGRYLYPHLDAKFEFGRLTNPLIAIDTQERLPRLSVNDTVSPRDLIGSALVVVIACYMAFSAGASNAANAVAPLVGNGSLDPSPAILLAVGAISVGGFTIARRTLATVGNDITKMPILAALIVSTVGATIITILSWLGIPASLAVSTTSCIIGLGWGRASRARTLAEIITQTPADESAPQITTGALKVHPIEGKKEVAAGPTVGELAEGETPHPDRQHASRDGVSSVGEVDPEELSAEGLFHHAAAARVVTLWVITPMLSLVGSYALFSLLG